A genomic region of Camelus ferus isolate YT-003-E chromosome 11, BCGSAC_Cfer_1.0, whole genome shotgun sequence contains the following coding sequences:
- the LOC102507319 gene encoding pulmonary surfactant-associated protein A, giving the protein MLLCSLAFALISVVASGLECEVKEVCSGSPGIPGTPGSHGLPGRDGRDGIKGDPGPPGPAGPPGGTPGLPGRDGMIGAPGPAGERGEKGAPGERGPPGFPAYLDEELQSTLHDLRHQILQAMGVLSLQGSVLAVGEKVFSTNGQSVNFDAIRELCARVGGHIAVPRSPEENEAIASIVKKHNTYAYLGLAEGPTPGDFHYLDGDPVNYTEWYPGEPRGRGKEKCVEMYTDGQWNDKNCQQYRLAICEF; this is encoded by the exons ATGCTGCTGTGCTCTTTGGCCTTCGCCCTCATCTCGGTGGTGGCTTCTGGCCTCGAGTGCGAGGTGAAGGAGGTCTGTAGCGGGAGCCCGGGCATCCCCGGCACCCCTGGATCCCACGGCCTGCCAGGAAGGGACGGGAGAGACGGTATCAAAGGAGACCCCGGACCTCCAG GCCCTGCGGGCCCCCCTGGGGGAACACCAGGCCTCCCCGGGCGTGATGGGATGATTGGAGCCCCTGGCCCTGCTGGAGAGCGTGGAGAGAAGGGAGCGCCTGGTGAGAGGGGCCCCCCAG GGTTTCCAGCTTATCTAGATGAGGAACTCCAAAGCACTCTCCATGACCTCAGACATCAAATCCTGCAGGCAATGGGCG TCCTCAGTTTGCAGGGGTCCGTGCTGGCAGTGGGAGAGAAAGTCTTTTCCACCAATGGGCAGTCGGTCAACTTTGATGCCATTAGAGAGCTGTGTGCCAGAGTAGGTGGGCACATTGCTGTCCCGAGGAGTCCAGAGGAGAATGAGGCCATCGCAAGCATCGTGAAGAAGCACAACACTTACGCTTACCTGGGCCTGGCTGAGGGCCCCACCCCAGGAGACTTCCACTACCTGGACGGAGACCCCGTGAATTACACTGAGTGGTACCCAGGGGAGCCCAGGGGGCGGGGCAAAGAGAAGTGTGTGGAGATGTACACAGATGGACAGTGGAATGACAAGAACTGCCAGCAGTACCGACTGGCCATCTGCGAGTTTTGA
- the LOC102507062 gene encoding mannose-binding protein A: protein MFLFSSLPVLLCVVTASSSETKTCEDAQKTCSVVACGIPVTNGTPGRDGRDGPKGEKGEPGQGLRGLQGPPGKMGPPGKVGSPGPLGPKGSKGDRGDSSVAEAKLANLEGQLRSLRSELDHIKKLQVFSLGQNPGKKLYVTNGKKMPFSQVKALCAGFQATVATPRNAEENKAIQDVAQDSAFLGITDEVTEGQFAYVTGGRITYSNWKSNEPNDHGSGEDCVVLLSDGLWNDISCSASFLAVCELPA from the exons ATGTTCCTGTTTTCGTCACTTCCTGTACTTCTGTGTGTGGTGACAGCATCCAGCTCAGAAACAAAAACCTGTGAGGATGCCCAGAAGACCTGTTCAGTGGTTGCTTGTGGCATCCCGGTCACCAACGGCACGCCTGGCAGAGATGGGCGAGACGGACCcaagggagaaaagggagagcCAG GGCAAGGGCTCAGAGGCTTGCAGGGTCCTCCAGGGAAAATGGGGCCTCCAGGAAAGGTAGGGAGTCCTGGGCCTCTGGGACCAAAGGGCTCCAAAGGAGATCGTGGAGACAGTTCAG TTGCTGAGGCTAAGCTGGCTAACTTAGAGGGACAGCTAAGGAGCCTGAGATCAGAACTGGATCACATCAAAAAGT TGCAAGTCTTTTCCTTGGGCCAGAATCCTGGGAAGAAGCTCTATGTGACCAACGGCAAAAAGATGCCTTTTTCCCAAGTGAAGGCTCTATGCGCCGGGTTTCAGGCCACCGTGGCCACCCCCAGGAATGCTGAGGAGAACAAAGCCATCCAGGACGTGGCCCAAGACAGTGCCTTTCTGGGCATCACAGATGAGGTGACAGAAGGCCAGTTTGCATACGTAACAGGAGGGCGGATAACCTACAGCAACTGGAAGAGTAATGAGCCGAATGACCATGGCTCGGGGGAGGACTGCGTGGTTCTCCTCAGTGACGGGCTCTGGAATGACatctcctgctctgcctccttcttggCTGTCTGTGAACTCCCAGCCTGA